The segment GACAACGGCTGGCTGCTACCGGCCCAGCCCCCGGAGTTCGGCGGCCGCAACGCGTCGGTGCTGCAGAGTTTCGTGCACCTGGAAGAACTGTGCCGGCGACGGATCTACCACAGCTTCAACCCCCAGGGCGTCAACATCATCGCGGCCTCGCTGCTGACGTTCGGAACCGACGAGCAGAAACAACAGTGGGCGGTTCCGGTGCTCAAGGGAGAGCGCACCGCCTCGCTGGGGATGAGTGAGCCCAGCGCCGGGTCCGATCTGGCGTCGTTACGCACCAAGGCCGTGCTCGATGGGGATGAGTTCGTCGTCAATGGCCAGAAGGTGTGGACCTCGGGTGCGCACGACGCGGATTGGTTGCTGACCTTCGTGCGCACCGATCCCGACGCGCCCAAGCACAAGGGCATCAGCGTGCTGATCATTCCCACCGACACCGAAGGGGTGGTGTGCCGGCCGTTCGCCGACCTCACCGGCGAGGAGAACAAGGACTTCAACGAGGTCTTCTTCGCCGATGTGCGGGTCCCGGCGGAGAACCTCGTCGGCCCGCTCAACGGCGGCTGGAAGGTGGCCAACGGGTCGCTGGGGCACGAGCGCACCATGATGTGGCTGGGGTTTGCCGACCGGATCGCCAACTCGATCGGCGATTTCACACCATCTACACCGCTGGAGCGCGATCAGCTGGCGTCGACCATCATGGATTACCAGGCGCTGCGGTTGCTGGGATCGGTCGGGCTGGCCAAAGCGGCACGCGGCGAGGTCGACGTGGCCGCGGTGTCGGTGCCCAAGCTGCTCGGGGCCGAGGCGGAGCTGCGCGCGGCGAACAATGCGCTCGTCGCAGCCGGGCCGGAGGGGCTGATCCACCCGTCGTTCAGCGGGCCCTACGCCCACATGAACCTGGACCACTACTACGCGAGCTGGTTCGAGCGGTACGCGCGCAGCTTCTCCGGGACGATCGCCGGTGGGACCTCGGAGATCCAGCGCAACATCATCGCCCAGCAGGTGCTGGGGTTGCCCCGCGGCTAGCACCACGCAAAAAAGTCCCGCTTTCCGGCATCGGAAAGCGGGACTTTTTTCGGCTGGCGAACTCAGTAGTTGTTGCAGCTCCCGGCCAGCTGCAGGGTGGCCCCCAGGTAGCTCTGCGCGCCCGGGTAGGCGGCGATCTGGTTGACCGTGCCCTGGCGGTCCGCCGGGCTGGAGTTCAGGAAGCTGCGCAGCATTCCCAACGCCATCGGCTGGGCGTTGAACTGGGCGGCCAGGTCGGGACGTTCCGCGTTCATGGCGGCCATCACCTGGTCGTAGTTGCAGGTCGTGTTGATGACCGGACCGAGGTCGGGCTGGGCTGAGGCGATCCCGACCGACATCGGCACCGACAGAGCCAGACCGCCGATCACGACGGCAAGCTTCGTGCGCGACACCTTGAGCATGTGGTTTTACCTTTCCCCACCCGACTGATTCGGGCGACATCCTCCATGTCGTGGAGGACATCTAATTTGTTACATACCTTGTGATCAAAAGGCTAACAGGAGCGACGGTGCCCCACGCAAGTCTCTTTACCCACAGGTAACGCTGGTCAACCGGGTGAAGTTCCCGGTTGCGCGAGGTCGGTGCCGATCACTTCCAGTCGATGACGGCGGTGTCCTTGCGTTCGGTGATCGGCCGAGCCAGCTCCTGCTCGTCGCAGATGCGCTGCAGGTTGTCCAGCGTCTCGTCCAGACCGGGACCCAGTCTCTTGCCCGGGGTGAACGTGGCGGGCAGGTTCCGCATCCCCTGGATGACGCCGATGCTGTCGTAGTGCACGGTGCCCTCCGGGTCACACACGTAGTCGGGCATCCGGTCGAGCACCGCCGTCAGCATCGACTTGAACACGGTCCGGGCCACATTCGAACCCACACAGCGGTGTACGCCGATGCCGAAGCTGAAGTGCCGGTTGCCCTTGCGGTCCATGATGATCGTGTTGGGGTCCTCGAACACGGCCGGGTCGCGGTTGGCCATCGCCCACGAGATCCAGAGCCGCTCGCCCTCCTTGAACTGCGTGCCCTCGACCTCGACGTCCGCGGAAAAGGTACGGCCGTCCCCGGGGGCGGGGGTGAAGAACCGCAGGAATTCCTCGGTGGCGGGGTTGAGCAGGGTCTCCCGCTCACGGCTGAGCAGAGTGCGCTGATCGGGGTTCTCGCCCAGCCATTCCAAGGCGTGCGCCGTGAGCGCCGTGGTGGTGTCGAATCCGCCGCCGATGATCAGGCCCAGGTTGCCCAGAATCTCCATATCGGGCGCGGGTTCGCCGTCGATGCGTAGTTGCAGCAGCGCATTGATCAGGCCGGGCTTGGGGTTCTCCTTGAACGCGAACATGTTGGTGAGCAGATCGATGCCCATCTCACGGTGCTGCTCGTTGACCTTCTCGCGGTCCGGTGAGTGTTCCGGCGTGTACACCGATGCGTGCGTGGGTTCGCTGTAGACCTGCCACTTCTTGAGGTCCAGACCCATCATGGCCAGGGTCAGTACCGCGGGGACCACGTTCGCGAGGTGGTCGACGAAGTCGATCCTCCCCGTCTCGATGTGTTCATCGAGGGCGGCCCGGGTGATCTCGTCGACGAACGGTACCCAGCGTTTGATGGCTGCCGGGGAAAGATATGGGTTGAGTGCCCCCGATAGGTGCTGTGGTCGGGCTCGTCCATCTCCAGGATGCCGCCGCGTACCGTCTTGGCGCGGCTGGCGACGGGGATGCTGATGCCGTCGTAGCCGGTGCCCTCGCCGGTGAGGTCGTGATCGTTCGACACGACCGGGCAGCGGGCCAGTTCGAAGACGTGCTTGCTGTCCGCGGCAACCCAGTGGCCGTCGTAGACGTCGGTCCACGCCATCGGACACCGGGACTGCATCTCCTCGGTGATCTTCTCGAACTGCAACCGGTACTCGGGTGTGTGCCGGTCGAAGTGGTACCTGTTTCGCTTACGCGCGTCATCGCTGGTGACGTCGTCGACACTCACGGCGGTGTCTCCCTTGGTTATTGGTGTGGATGGCGCTTGGGTGTGGTCATGTCATTCGATGACGATGGCCTGTTCCGGGCAGGAGTGCACGGCCTCGGTGACGGCTTCCTCCTGGTCGGCCGGCACCACATCCGAGGTGGGTGAGGCGTGGCCGTCGACGTCATCGAGTTTGAACGAATCCGGAGCGATCATCGCGCACAGGGTGTGTCCCTGGCAGCGGCTTCCGTCGACCGAAACCTTCACTGCACCAGCTCCTTCCGAGAGATTGGCCGCGTCATCAGACGTGGTAGTCGTACCACTTGAGGTAGCCGCCGGCGTCGACGCGCAGCTGCATTCCGGTGACGAAACGGGACTCGTCCGACGCCAGCCACAGCACCGCGTTGCTGATGTCCTCGGGCTCGATGTAGTTGACCTTCATGGCCTGCTGCACGCCGAAGACCGGCTCGGCGTCGGCGCGGGTCGGGTTCGGTAGATCCGGGCGGAACGACCGGTACATCGGTTCGCTCTGCAACATGTCGGTGTTGCAGTTGGTCGGGTGGATCACGTTGGCCCGGATCCCGCGGACCGCGAGCTCGGTGGCCAGGTAATGCACGTACTCGGAGATGAGTCGCTTGCTGACCATGTAGCCCATCCCGCCGGGGTCGTTACCTGGGTTGGGCTTGTTGTGGGCGTCCATCAACGCGGCCGCCGAGGCCGTCGCGACGATCGAGGCGCCCTCGGCCAGGTGCGGCAGCGCGACCTGGATGGCGTTGATGGTGCCGACGAAGTTGGTGTTGATGCCGTCGGTCCAGGCTTGCATGGGCGGTTGGCCCTTCATGGCAGCGACACCGGCCTGCGCGACGACGATGTCGACCTTGCCGAACTCGGCCAGGCCTGCCTCCAGCGCGCCCCGCACCTCGGCCTCGTTGCGGACATCGGCCTGTGCGGTGACGATCCGGCGGCCGGTCTTCTCGACGTAGTTCTTGGTCTCTTCGAGGTCCTCGGCGGTGGCCATGGCATAACCGACGGTGTCGTAGTTCTTGCAGATGTCGACGGCGATGATGTCGGCGCCTTCTTCGGCGAGTCGGATCGCGTGGCTACGGCCCTGGCCGCGAGCAGCGCCGGTGATGAATGCGACCTTG is part of the Mycobacterium adipatum genome and harbors:
- a CDS encoding hemophore-related protein, translated to MLKVSRTKLAVVIGGLALSVPMSVGIASAQPDLGPVINTTCNYDQVMAAMNAERPDLAAQFNAQPMALGMLRSFLNSSPADRQGTVNQIAAYPGAQSYLGATLQLAGSCNNY
- a CDS encoding mycofactocin-coupled SDR family oxidoreductase, giving the protein MSTTGSTAGRVAGKVAFITGAARGQGRSHAIRLAEEGADIIAVDICKNYDTVGYAMATAEDLEETKNYVEKTGRRIVTAQADVRNEAEVRGALEAGLAEFGKVDIVVAQAGVAAMKGQPPMQAWTDGINTNFVGTINAIQVALPHLAEGASIVATASAAALMDAHNKPNPGNDPGGMGYMVSKRLISEYVHYLATELAVRGIRANVIHPTNCNTDMLQSEPMYRSFRPDLPNPTRADAEPVFGVQQAMKVNYIEPEDISNAVLWLASDESRFVTGMQLRVDAGGYLKWYDYHV
- a CDS encoding acyl-CoA dehydrogenase family protein, producing MQLEFDPDVEDFRAEFSAFLDEHLPSAADTLERPRSVSHMPQWARDWQRLLFDNGWLLPAQPPEFGGRNASVLQSFVHLEELCRRRIYHSFNPQGVNIIAASLLTFGTDEQKQQWAVPVLKGERTASLGMSEPSAGSDLASLRTKAVLDGDEFVVNGQKVWTSGAHDADWLLTFVRTDPDAPKHKGISVLIIPTDTEGVVCRPFADLTGEENKDFNEVFFADVRVPAENLVGPLNGGWKVANGSLGHERTMMWLGFADRIANSIGDFTPSTPLERDQLASTIMDYQALRLLGSVGLAKAARGEVDVAAVSVPKLLGAEAELRAANNALVAAGPEGLIHPSFSGPYAHMNLDHYYASWFERYARSFSGTIAGGTSEIQRNIIAQQVLGLPRG
- a CDS encoding ferredoxin is translated as MKVSVDGSRCQGHTLCAMIAPDSFKLDDVDGHASPTSDVVPADQEEAVTEAVHSCPEQAIVIE